From the Lysinibacillus fusiformis genome, the window ATGATTTCATCTGCAGCCTGAACAATTGCTTTGCCAAGTTTTTGATTTAAACGTTTCACGCTCATATTAGCAAGAGCTGCAGCCTTTTTCACTATTGCTAAAGCTTTAATAAGGTCTTCATGAACCCTATATCCTGTTATTGGGAAGTTCTCCACAGCACGTAATGTCTGTATTCCATAATAAGCGTGCTTAGGAATTTCTTTTGACCCTAAAAAGTCATTCTCAGTTCGTACAGCTCGTTTTTCTTTTGGGTTTATCATGATGGTTCCTCCTTATTTAAAAATCAACTAACTTCATTACGCGATACCCATTGATTAGATTAGTTAAAGTTCAGTTTAGATTATTATAATTTTCTTTTAATCTCTTGAACTATAGAAGAAACCTATCATGTTATAGAAGTATTAAATTGGAATTAAATATAAAAAGAAACACTAAACCAAATAATTTTTGTGTGTTTAGTGTCGTTTGAACATATAATTTATTTAGATAAATGGAATCAATACTAATATTTATTTTCAGAATGGGCTTTCTTTCTTAAACCAGATGCCTTATTAATTATGGACTTCGCTAAAATTTCTGTTGGATCAATAACACGAATGCTTTGGGTTGACTTCAGCACCAGAGGAATCTCTGTACAACCTGCTATTATAGCTTCTGCCCCTCTAGTGATTAAATTATTTGCTACTTTCGAAAGATATAAGAGACCTTTCTCTAAATCCCCTCCTTTTATAGCATATATTCCTTCCATCACATCTTTTTGCATTTTCATATGAGGTTCAAAGACTTCAACCTCATAAGTTTTGCAGCTATGTTGATATAGTTTAGTATTGATTGTTCCATCAGTAGCTAATAAACCTACTTTTTTAATACTATTGTCTTGTAAATAGCTAGCTGTCTCTAAAGGCATATGTAGAATCGGGATATTGACAGAGTCTTTTATTGATTGAAAGTAAAAGTGTGCTGTATTGCATGCAATGGCAAGAAAATCTGCTCCCGCACTTTCTAATCGTTGCGCTGATTGAATAATGAATGGGGTAGGGTCTGTACCGTTACCTAAAATGGCAGTTGTTCGATCAGGTATTTGAGAATAATTGTCCACGATAATATGAAGATGATCCTGATCCTTCTTTGCTGGTGTATAAAGAATAATTTTATTCATTAAATCTACAGTTGCTAATGGGCCCATTCCACCAATAATTCCAACTACTTTTTTCATTTTCTTCATCTCTTTTTCATATATTTTTAAAACTTTACTTTATTATAATTTTTAAGCTAGGTGTTGAATTATAAAAACATTCTATACACTAATAGAAACTATAAATGGATTATTATTAATGAAAGTGCTATCTATATGCTTCATAATTTATTTTCTAGTAAGAGATATGGCACAAAAAAACCAGGATTAACAAATAAATTGTTATTCCTGGAGTAATAATTATATAGCCTTATTTTCTATTGTTTGAATATGTGAATTTTGTTTTCCTCGAACCCAAGCAATGATAATGGCTGCTATTAACGTAAATCCTAAATATCCAGTAATAGGATATAGCGTTCCTACAAGCTTTGTAAAACCAACAAAGCTTGCAGCAAAACCTGCTAGTCCAATTATCGGAACAAACACTTTAAATTTAAGGCTAGAAGGTTTTACAATTCGAACGGAGAATCCATAAAGCATACCTACAGCCGTGTTAAAAATCATTGCCAAAAGAACAATAGTCATGCCCACACCAATTATAGGTGATATTTCATTTGCAAGATAAAGCATTGGAATATCCAAACTTCCAACATCATTAATTCTAGTGAACATACCAACGTTAATTAAAATCAGCATTAACCCTAGACCTAAGCCCCCCAGAATACCGCCAAACCCTGCAACTTTGTCGTCTTTTGTTGTCCCTCCCATAACAGCCAGCATAGCAACTCCGCTAGTAATATTGAATGATACATATAATAAACCAGATATAAACCAGTTCGATGTTGAAGATTTTTGCATTTGAGCTATTTTATCAAGCTCTGTAAAGCTTGTATCCATTGTAAACAAAGCATACGCAGCAATGATTAATACAAAAGCAATAAGTACAGGCGTAATACTGCCGATAATATTTATTACCTTTTCAACATTAAATAAGCAAGTCGTAATTGTTAATGCCACCATGAATAAACTTCCGACAGCACTCGGGATTCCAAATTGTTGTTGGAATGTAGATCCCGCTCCAGCGAACATAATGACAGCTACGCCGAATAAGAAAAAAGTAATAATTATGTCCACGGCTATTCCTAAGTATCTTCCACAAATACTATAGACAACCTCTTTATGAGAATGTGTTTGTAACCTACTTCCTATTTGTGTAATATTCATTCCTAAAAATGCGAATAGTAGTGTCGCCACTATTACTCCGAAAAAACTAAGCCATCCGAAACTAGTGAAAAATTGCAAAACTTCTAACCCGGAAGCAAATCCTGCACCAACAATTGTACCAATATACGCTCCTGCAATTTGAATACTCTTTCTCATAAAAAAACCTCCATTTTATTTTGAATATTAAGATAATTAAATCAAGAAAATTCTTCTGAAATAGTTATGATGTCCCCCTTTAAATATCTAAAAGCTTTGGACTTCTATCATCTGATAACACTTAAATTTCTAATTTCTAATCTAGTCACCTCCTTTAAAGTAAAAAGTAGGGCTCATACGGTATTGCAGCCCCTTTCATTTTTTTATTCAATAAGTTCAACAAAACGACATCAAAGAGCCTCTCGGTTTAAACATGTCATCTTCATTTGAACATTCAAATGAAGAGATAAAATCATGTATAATAATTGAATTTTTCTTAAAGTTTCATTCATTATAAAATCCCCTCAGCAAGTTGAGTTATAGAAGTAAGTTATATGGTTATAGAAGATATCAATCGGAATTATATGGAACAATGAAATGCACATCAGAACAATAAAAAAACACTAAACCAACAAATTTTGATGGTTTAGTGCTGTTCAAACATTTTATCCTTTAAGAAATCCATAAACACAGATTCAGCCTTACCTTTTAAATGAATAAAATCAATACTAATATTTGTTTTCACAGGTGGCGTCATTTCAACTTGAAAAAGCTCTTCATTTTCCAATTCCTTTTTTACACAATGCTCAGGTAGAAAGCAGATGCCTCCTCCTTGGAGTACAAGTTTTTTTGCAGTTTCCATATTATCTACTTCTAAATATATATTTGGATTTAGATTATTATTTAAGAATAGTCGATGTATGGCAAGCCATTCTATAGAACCATAATCAAAAAAAATAAGTGGTTGTTTACTAACATCTTCAACTGTTACACTTTCTTCTTTTAAAAATAGATGATTTTTAGGAACAAAAAGACGAATTGGATCATTATAAAGACGAATAGATTCTACTTGAGGATGATTTTCCGTTCGCACAATACCAAAATCCACCTCTTTATTTATGACCTTGTTTAAAATGTCTTTAGAATGTCCTGTTAAAATCTTAATTCGGACATTCTCAAATTTTGAAATAAAGGCAGGCAAGATATCTGGAAGAACATTATTCGAAATTGATAAAGCACTTCCAATTACTAAATCATAAGGGATATTTACTTGCTGTAAGCCGTACTTCGCCTCCTTATACGATTGGAGTATTTTTTGTGCGTGTAAAAGAAAGTATTCGCCTTTATCAGTTAAAGAAATTTTATTTCCATTTCGATGAAAAAGTTTTAAATTAATATCTCGTTCAAGAGACTGAATTCGTGCAGTTATAGATGGTTGAGTTAAATAAAGAGCTTCAGCTGCTTTATTGAAACTACCTAGCTGACATACGTAGATGAATGCCTCAATATTCTCTATATTCATTTGAATAACCTCTTATCTTCCTATATATATATAGAAAGGAGAAAACAATCTTCCTAGAATCATTGCCTTCTCCTTTTCAGCCCCATTATATTTTCTTATTTACTGTTCGAATAGCCTTTATTTTCCCATTCTACGTTTTCCTTTTTTTCCTCATTTACCATTAACTTAAATACATCAGGTCTTGCATAATGCCCAACCACATCAAAATCAAATTGACTGTAGGCTATATCGCGTAAATCAAGATCAGCAATTAAAATGTCTTCCTTGCCGAATACAGGTTCCTTCACATAATCCCCTAATGGACCAACAATCGCACT encodes:
- a CDS encoding aspartate/glutamate racemase family protein, yielding MKKVVGIIGGMGPLATVDLMNKIILYTPAKKDQDHLHIIVDNYSQIPDRTTAILGNGTDPTPFIIQSAQRLESAGADFLAIACNTAHFYFQSIKDSVNIPILHMPLETASYLQDNSIKKVGLLATDGTINTKLYQHSCKTYEVEVFEPHMKMQKDVMEGIYAIKGGDLEKGLLYLSKVANNLITRGAEAIIAGCTEIPLVLKSTQSIRVIDPTEILAKSIINKASGLRKKAHSENKY
- a CDS encoding YkvI family membrane protein, coding for MRKSIQIAGAYIGTIVGAGFASGLEVLQFFTSFGWLSFFGVIVATLLFAFLGMNITQIGSRLQTHSHKEVVYSICGRYLGIAVDIIITFFLFGVAVIMFAGAGSTFQQQFGIPSAVGSLFMVALTITTCLFNVEKVINIIGSITPVLIAFVLIIAAYALFTMDTSFTELDKIAQMQKSSTSNWFISGLLYVSFNITSGVAMLAVMGGTTKDDKVAGFGGILGGLGLGLMLILINVGMFTRINDVGSLDIPMLYLANEISPIIGVGMTIVLLAMIFNTAVGMLYGFSVRIVKPSSLKFKVFVPIIGLAGFAASFVGFTKLVGTLYPITGYLGFTLIAAIIIAWVRGKQNSHIQTIENKAI
- a CDS encoding LysR family transcriptional regulator yields the protein MNIENIEAFIYVCQLGSFNKAAEALYLTQPSITARIQSLERDINLKLFHRNGNKISLTDKGEYFLLHAQKILQSYKEAKYGLQQVNIPYDLVIGSALSISNNVLPDILPAFISKFENVRIKILTGHSKDILNKVINKEVDFGIVRTENHPQVESIRLYNDPIRLFVPKNHLFLKEESVTVEDVSKQPLIFFDYGSIEWLAIHRLFLNNNLNPNIYLEVDNMETAKKLVLQGGGICFLPEHCVKKELENEELFQVEMTPPVKTNISIDFIHLKGKAESVFMDFLKDKMFEQH